The Pseudomonadota bacterium region GCATCGAACGCCAACATGCCGGCGGGCTTCTACCGGGAGAACGGGCAGGAATATCTCATTCAAGGCATAGGACGCATTGCCACGCTCGATGACATTGCCGAAACCCAGGTGGGCATGCGCGGCGGCCAGCCGGTGCTGGTCAAGCATGTGGGTGAGGTGGCGATCGGCGTGGGGCCGGTGCGCGGCACCGGCGCGCACAATGGCAAGACCGCGGTGATCTTCGCCATTCAGAAGCAGCCTGGCGTCAATACACTCGACCTGACCGCACGTCTCGATGCGACGTTTGCCAGCCTCGCGCCTTCGCTGCCGAGCGGCATGCGTATCGAGTCGCATATTTTCCGGCAGGCGGATTTCATCGAACGGGCCATCGACAATCTCCTGCACGCCCTGCGTGACGGCGCGGTGCTGGTGGTCGCCATCGTGTTCGTGTTCCTGCTGTCGCCGCGCGCCACGCTGGTGACCTTGATGGCGCTGCCGCTGTCGCTCATCACCGCGCTGGTCACGCTTGCCGCATTCGGCGGCACGCTCAACACCATGACCTTGTGTGGTCTCAGCATCGCGCTCGGCGCGCTGGTGGACGACGCCATCATCGTGGTCGAGAACATCACGCGCCGCCTGCGTCAAAACGCGCAGCAGCTGCAGCCACGCGCAAGGCCGTGACCCAGGTGGTGTTCGATGCGACGGTCGAAATCCAGGGCTCGATCGTATTCGCCACGCTCATCATCATGCTGGTATTCGTGCCGGTGTTTTTCCTGGCGGGTGTCGAAGGGCGTCTGCTCGCACCGCTCGGCTTCGCCTACGTCGTGGCGCTCGGCGCATCGCTCGCGGTGGCGGTCACGGTCACGCCCGTACTGGCCCTGACGGTACTGGCCGGCCCCAGCGCCGAGCATGCGCACGAGCCGCGGATGTTGGCCACGCTGCAGGGCGCCTACGAGTCGGTGTTGCGGCCCTTGCTCAGGCATTGGTGGCTGTTGAGCGGTCTCGCGCTGGCTGCTCTTGCGCTCGCGGGCCTGGTCTTCCTGCAGGCGGGCCGCTCGTTTCTGCCTGACTTCAATGAAGGCAGCTTGACGGTCAACGTTACGACCCTGCCCGGCACCGAACTCGCCGAGTCGGACCGCATGGGCAAGCGCGTGGAGGACATCCTGCTGTCCCTTCCGGAAGTGGTGGCGACAGCGCGCCGCACCGGCCGCGCGCCCGCCGATCCCCATGCCCAGGAGATTTATGCATCGGAGATCGAGGCGAGCCTCGAGATGGGCAACACCAGCAAGGCGGCGCTCTTGAAGCAACTGCGCGAGGAGTTCGCGACCCTGTCGGGCATGAGCGTCGTGATAGGCCAACCCATTTCCCATCGCATCGACCACATGCTGTCGGGCACGCGCGCCAACATCGCCATCAAGGTGCTGGGGCCGGACCTCTACGACCTGCGCCAACTGGGCGAACGCATCAAGTCGATCGCGGCCAGCGTGCCGGGCGCGGTCGACGTGGCGGTCGAGACCCAGGCCGATATTCCGTTCGTGATGGTCCACTTCCGGCGTGAGGCCATCGCGCGCCACGGTCTGCATATCGAGGAGGTCGGCGCCGCGGTGCAGGCAGCGCTGGCCGGTGTCGAAGTCACCCGTGTGCTGGAAGGGCAGGCCAGTTTCGACCTGGTGGTGCGCTACGACCCGGCGGTGCGTGATTCGCTGGAAAACATCGCTGCAACGCTGCTGGTGACTCCGAGCGGCGCACATCTACCCCTGTCGGCGCTCGCCGACGTGCGCCGCGAGCGCGGTCCCAACCTCGTCAGTCGCGAGAACGTGCAGCGCAAGATTGTCGTCATGGCGAACGTCGCGGAGCGCGATCTGGCAAGTGTGGTCGAGGACATCCAGGCGCGCGTCAGCGCGGAGGTCCAAATGCCCACCGGCTACCACGTCGAGTACGGCGGTCAGCTCGAGAGCGCGACCGAAGCTGCGCGCACCCTCGGTGTGCTGGGGGCGGTCGTCATCGCCGGCGTGTTCGTGTTGCTGTACATGGCGTTTCGCTCCGCCGTCGATGCGCTGCTGGTCATGATCAACTTGCCGCTCGCGCTGATCGGCGGCGTGGTCGGCATGGTGCTGGCGGGCAACGTGGTGTCGGTGGCGACGCTGATCGGCTTCATCACCCTGTTTGGGATCGCGACGCGTAACGGTGTGATGCTCGTCGCCCACATCCGACAGCTGCGCGAAGTCGAGGGCGTCGCCGATGCCGAGCAGGCGGTGCTGCGCGGAGCGCGTGAACGCCGCGTGCCGACACTCATGACCGCGTTGGCCGCCGGCTTGGCGCTGGTGCCCTTGGCGCGGGCGCTGGGCGAGCCGGGCAGCGAGATCCAGGCGCCGATGGCGATCGTCATCCTGTTCGGGCTGCTGTCGTCGACCGCACTGAACATGTTCGTGGTGCCGAGCCTGTATCTGCGCTTCGGCGCGCTGGGACGCACGGCGACGGCAGCACGCGCATCATCGCCAGCCGCGCTGGCGCGATAAGCGCTGCCGCTGAAATCGGCGAGACGGCTTGACCGGCGGGTGAAACACGGCCGCGCGCACGGCGTTCCTCATCCGCCGGTCAAAGATCGATGCCCAGCGCGCCCAGCACTTTGATCATCGCGAAATACGCGGCGGTGGTTGCCGCGGCCGACGCCGCGAGACTCGCCAAAGCCAAGCCGCGCGCAGCAAGGCCGGCAACAGCAGGAAACAACACCAGCGACGGCAGCACCAGCCAGAAAATGCTGCCCGACAGTGACGAGATGCGCTCGACGTCGCCGGTCTCGACATAGAGCCACACGAATGCAAGCAAGGAGGTCAGCGGCAAGGAGGCAAGCAGCGCGCCTAAAAAGTTGAGCGGCGCGCGATTTCCAGAAACGCCGACGATGATGCCCGCCGACAGCACGAGCTTGATGGCCATATGAAGACTGGGCATGTTCACTTCCGCCTTGCGGGCGCGCCCGACATGCTGTGGCGTGGACGCAAAGCGGCCACGGCGTTAATCTGATCAGCCGCGTTGTGGTTGTCGCCATCCATCGTTCCATCAAGGACGGTCGCAGACACCAAGTCGTCGCGACCATGCAGCAGGGATGCCGGCGCGGTCGGCTTCGTAGTCCGTGAAAGACCGGTGCTCATAGTCCGACCGTCCTTGATGCCGGCCGCCGATGAAACTACGGATCTCCTGGGGCCCCGCCTGCGGTGTTTGATTTCGGCCTCGATCCGGGTTGCTCAAATCCGAAGCCGTCGGGAGGCGCTGAAGTCGTGCTGGTCCGCCCGCGAAGTCATCCCTGCCCGTAACCCATGGCGCGACGACGTCCCGCGCAACCAGGGGACTCCATGTCGTCCCACGGCAGCATCAAGCGGTCTTTGATGATCTCGCCGCCTTGGCGGCATGGAGATCGTTCAGCAGAACCCTCTTCCGCGTCGGCGGCCTCGGGTGCTCGGGGGGCGGATGCGGGGGGGCGGCCCGAGACTGTCGATCTCGAACCGTCACTCATCCGGCATCGAACAAGGTCTGAATTGCGCCCACCGAGTCCGTGACGCCGCCGACAGGCTGTCCGCTGTACTGAAGCGTCCCAGGTGACGCGCCGTTCGATGGGCAAATCCATCACCAGCGGGGTCGAAATATCGGTTCGCTCGTCAGCGCCATAGGTATTCGCGACGTTCGGGGTCAGAACCCAAGACGCGGATTGCAAGAATCCGATTCTGAAGGGTCATGTTGGCTTGCCGCATTGAGCCGTTGCTTGGGAGAGAGGTCCGGACGAGATTCCGCAATAGCTTTTTCGATAGCTTCACGATTCACGAAATCGTTCAGTGGGCGGAGCTGTCCCCAACCGACGGCGACCACGCCCTTTTCGCGGAACTCGCTGATGGCATGCGCGTCGCGCCCGGCGCGTACCATCCACGTTCTTTTTGTAGTCATCGTTTCCCCCGATGCCCTCTCGCACCACCGGACCTTCGGCATGCCGCGTCAGATGTATCCAAGCTGAGTCGATTTGCGCATCAGATTCATCCACCTTCCGGAAATAAAAGGGACACGCCTCGCCGCGAATTCTCGACGTCCGCGGATTACTCGGGTCGACAATTGGGTTGTCGAAAGCAAAAAGCGACGGACGGATTACATCATGGGGGTAAATCGGGGGTCGGGAAGAATTTACCAGCTACAGGCGGCTGCCGCCCGACGGGGAGGGCCAGCGCAGAAGGCAATGGGCGCGGCGGCAGGGAGATACGCGCCGCGCCCACCGCTTCACAGCAGCTCGGGGCGAGCCAGGCCAAAGCCTCCCTTGATCGACAACAGTTCGTTGCAGCCGTCCTCGATGAGGCCGGCGCGGGTGTCGCGCAGCAGCTTCTCCAGCGGGTACTCACGCGTCATGCCGTTGCCGCCGAACATCTGCAGGGCCTCGTGGGCGATCTCGTACGCGGACTGGGTGCAATGCACCTTGGCGGCCATCGCCGCCGACAGCGAGGGCAGCGCCGCAGTGGCGTTGTACTCCACCACGCGCCGCGCCAGCGCGCGGCTCGCCTCGAGCTTGCGATACATCTGGAACAGGCGATAGGCGACGTGCTGGTGCTTGATCAGCGCCATGCCGCCCTGGCGCCGCTGGTGGGCGTACTCGAACGCCAGTTCATAGGCGGCGCGTCCGACGCCGGTCAGGCCGACCGCCATCAGGCCATTGGCCTCCTGGTGGATGGTGTAGACCGCGCGCTGGTAGAACTCCGGCCCGGCCAGCAGGTTCTCGCGCGGCACTTCGACATTGTCGAAGAAGATCTCGCCCTGGTTCAGCGCGCGCTGGCCCATCTTGTCGAGCGGCTTGCCCTTGCTGACACCACGCGCGTCCAGCGGTACGATGACCACGCAGCCATGCTGGGGGTCAGGTCCGGCGCCGCTGTCGCAGGCGCAGAACAGCACGCATAGCTGGGCGATGGTGCCGTTGGACACCCACGCGGATTTCTGCCCGTTGACGACGATGCGGTCGGTTTTCAGCGTGGCGATGCAGTTCGGCCGCCCGTATTCGCCACGCGCGTGCCGCGCCTCACCCTCGGGGTCGAGATTGTCGCTGCCGTGGTCGGGCTCGGTGATCCCCCAGCAGCCGATAGTGGTCTCCGGCCAGCGCTCGGCCAGGTAGTCGTTGCCGAAACTGCGCGCCATGAAACGCGGAAAGGTCGCCGCGCCGACCGTGAACGCAAGCCCGACATCACCCCAGCACAGCTCCTCGTTGACCAGGCACTGGATGCGCGCGCGCTGCAAGGGCGGCATGTTGAACAGCGCATCGGTGCTGAAGCCCAGTTCGTGGTAGCGGGCAATGAACGGCCACAGCGGCGAGTCGGCGGCGATCACTTGTTCCGGGCGCAGGCGGTCGAGCTGGCGACCGAGCGGGCGCATTTCGTGCTCGGCGAACCGATGCACGACATTCCAGATCGCCTGCTCCTCTTCGCCGAGCGCCATCTCGGCGCCAAGCGGGCCAAGTGTCGTGTGCGGTGTCTCGGGCCAGCCGGCAATGCGCGTATGCGGCGCGGCTTCGCCCAGGGGCAGGAAGTTCTCGACGGGTACGGCCATGATGCTACTCCTTCGCGTCGCCTGTTCAGCGCCCGCTGTTGAGATCGGCGACGCTGAACACGCGCTCCAGGAACGCGGTCTTGGGCGGCGCATAGTCGGTCGGTTCGAGCACCCGCGCGACGTTGGCGGTCTGCTCACGCAGGTTCAGCACCAATGAAGAACGCATGCGCGAGGTGGTAAGACTGGGGTCACCGTCGAGGGCGCCGTCGCCGTGTGCGTAGGTGCCGTTGATCACCTTGTACAGGCGCTCGTCACGGTCGTAGACCAGGGTCAGCGCCACGCTGAAGGTTTCGGCGTCGATGAACAGCACGCGCCGGCCATAGGGATGACCTTTCCAGCGCGGCACCGCTTCCACTACGTAACACGGGCGTAGCTGCCAGCGATCGACGCGGAATGGCGCTGAGCGGCCCCTGGGTCAGCACGTGTTCGTGGCGCGTATTGGCGACATAGGGCACGACCTTGCGCCCGAGGTAGCGCCAGGTGTTGTCCATCACCAGCCCGGCGTAGCCGCCGAAGTCGTCCAGCGTCCAGTTGGTGCCCATCCAGCTGTCGGCACGCTCGCGGGCCGACAAGCGGCGTACGCGGCGCTCGGTCGGCAGGTAGGAATTGACCTGGTCACCCAGCGTCTGGTCCAGAGGCCGTTCGAGGATGATGGTGGTGCCGGCGACATCGAACGGGGCCAGCACTTCGATGCGTTCCTTGAACAGCAGCCCGGCGCCGCCGCGCACCGGCAGGCGGTAATCCTGCGCCGCGAGCGGCGCGAGCCCCGACAGGTAGGTGCGACGATAGGACATGTGCATCTGGCGCTCGATGACACCTTCGCCGAGCAGGCCATCCGTTGCAGCCAGCGGTGCAGCGCCGCCGGCGCGGATGTAGCTGATCAGCGTGTCGGGCGCATTGAAGCCGAGATGCTCCCAGCGATGCACGTGATCCCAGGCAACCATGTAACCGGCCGTCACGGCGTCGGCGCTCTCGATCTGCGCGGCCGTGAACGGCTGCCGGCCTGATGGCCGGCCAGGCTGCCATCGTCGGCGATGCGCGCCTGGCCGGCGAAGCGACGGCTCGCGTCCTCGTAGCTGACGTGCGGAGCGTAGTGCTGCGTCGGCTCGAGCTCGAACTCGAGCCCGGCGAAATCGAACTCGGCGTGGTAGCCGGGCGGCAGATAGGGGGCAAGTTCGGCCAGCCGTGAGCGGTCGTAGCTGCCGGGGGCGAGACCGTCGACCGGCGCCGTGGCGGCGTCCGCCAGCCAGGCTTGCAGGGCGGCGTGGTCGTTCGCCACGGCGATGGCCGGCGAGGCCAGCAGCATGACCGAGATCAAGGCGTCACACAGTCCGAACATGCGATTGAGCAAAGGCGAAGCGGTCATGGCGGCAGCGGTACTCCCGGGGTCTTCGACGGCAGATGACGGTAGGCCGTGGTCGAAGTGTGCGGGGCGCGCTCTGTCGCGCGGAATGTCCGATCGCGAAAAAATCATGTCGAAACGCGCCACGCGCAGTGCGTGGGGGGAGTGGTGATGATGAACGGACGAGCAGCGCGGCCGGAGCGCACCCATTTCGTGGTCGGCAACGACCTCGCCACGCCGGTGCGATTCGCCTACGGCCTGGGACCGTTGATCCTGGTCCTCGAGGCCGCGGGGCACGACATCGAGCCGCTGCTGCTTGCGGCCGATATCCCGCCTTTCGCGCTGGAAGAACCGAGCTACCGCGTGCGCGTGGCGCAGGAGACGCTCTTCACCAGCGAGGCGCTCGCGCGCCTCGCACGGCCTGACGCCGGCCTGCTGGTCGGTCAGCGCTACCACATGGTGACTTTCGGCGTGCTCGGTCTGGCCGCGGCGAGCGCGCCGACGGTGCGCGAACTGCTGCGCACCCTGTTGTTCTACCCGCTGCTGTCGTGGGGAATGTGTCATTGCTCGCTGTGGAGCGACGGCGCCCACGCCAACCTGCAGTTCGAGCCCCACGCGGCGGTCGGTGAGGCGCTGCGCTTCTATGTCGGGCAACGACATCACCTGCACCGTGACCCTGCTGCGCGACATGCTCGGCGTGCGCTGTCCGCCGCTGCGGGTGCGCTTCCGTCACGCCGCGCCGGAGGACCTGCGCCTTACCAGCGCTACTTCGATTGCCCACTGGAGTTTGGCGCGGCGGTCAACGAGGTGTGCTTCAAGGCCAGCGACTGGAACGTGGTGCCACCGCAGGCCGACAGGCTGTCATTTCGTTTCTACGACAGCCAGTGTCGGCGCATGAGCGAAGCATTGCTGATGTCCTTGGACTATGCCGACGTGGTTCGCAGCCGCCTGCGCGCGATGGTGCCGATGCCGTCACTGTCGGTGCTGGCCGCGAACCTGCGACTCACCGAGCGCACTTTGCAACGCCGCCTCGCGAGCGCCTCGACGTCCTACAGCGAGCTGCTGCGTGAAGTGCGCCTGGAGCAGGCGCGGCGCCTGATGCGGCGCGAGCGCGTACACATCGATGAGATCGCCTACCGCCTGGGATTCGAAGACGCCATCGCCTTCTCCCACGCGTTCAAGGAATGGACTGGCCAGGCGCCGCGCGACTACCGCCGCGCGCTACGCGCGGCGGGCACGACCTGAGCCGGGTTCAGGCGTCTTGCCTTGCGTCTTCGCTGCGTGGCCGCTATACCGCGCACGACATCGATGAATGCGCGCAGCAAGGGTGATTCGTCATCGCGACGAAAAATCATGCACAGATCAAAACTCAGGTTGTCGCTCTTGGCCAAGGGCCGATAGCTCACGCCCGGCAACTCTTCCAGTTGCTGGATCTGGCGCGTCGGCGGCGGTTGCGACACGTAAGCCCGCTGCGCCGTGCCACCAGCAACTTGATGCTCGACCACGCCACGAAAGTGTGTGCTCGGCGTGGGTCGGATTCCGGTGCTGAGCAGCACGCTGCGGTCCCCCCCGCGCTCGCCTTCGGCGCTCAACCGGATCGCGCGCGGCGGGTGATTCGGCCTTGTTGCAGTAAGGAGGATGCCGCTCAGCCCACCCAGTAACATGGGCAAAGGTCTGGGATCAGTACGGCCTGCAACACGACGTTATCGAGACCGACGGTATCGAAGTTCTCACCATCGTTGATAGAACTCACCAGTGATCGAGAAGTGCGTAAGATTGGCCATGACGAGGTCGGGGAGTCGGCTTGCCGCCTGCGCTGGCGGGCTGACAGCGGGTCGCCCGCCCGCAGATGCCGCTACAGCCTGTCGAAAGTACCGTCGGCGCGACAGGTGCAGGAGATCGAATAGCTGGTCCAGGCGCCGACACTCGGAACGGGGAGCCGATGAATAACGGCGATGCCCCCGCTGGAGCAACAGGAGGGCGGCGGATCTGGTCGACGGGTCCGCTGGAAGATCGATGGTCAGGTCCGAAGGACACGCTGCCGCCGAGAAAGTCGACTGATTGCCGAGAACTTGTCCGGCGCGCGGGCGCGCAGCTAAGGTCGGCCCCGGGTCCGGCGTCGGTCGGCCGCAGGTTGCCCCCGGCGGCAGGCGTTCGAAGCCTCCGGGCAGGGTGCGGCGTTCACGAACACGCCCTGGTTGGTAAACGTCATCGCCGGTCCAGCCGTCTGCGTCGCTGTCGAATGTACTGGTAATCGCGGCGTGCGCTTGCTGTACCGATAACGCGATGGAACGGCTAACGGCAATGTCGCGTGAAGGAAGATACGTAGGATCCGAGATTCTATCGGTGGGTCCATGGCGCGCGTGCTCCTCCTATTAAAGCTGAGTTACAGCCAGACCGAACAACACCGTCAATTCGGAACTTCAAACGCCGACGTTTGAACAAGCCCATGAGCCCCACCGCGCCGGACCCCCCACCGGTGCAGACTCGCCGGCAGCTGGCACAGGTGCCATGTGCACGCCGACCAGCACGGCCGTGATCGCGCCAGCCGGGAGGCGCCACCCCGAGCCGCCGCTGGAAGCAGGCTGCGCCGCTGTTGCGGCAAAGAAAGGCGAAGTCAGCGCCGAGCGGAACAGCCAGCAGGCAACAGGACCGCGTCGAGATGAAGGCGATTCCGGTGGGCGAAGCGAAATCCGCAAGCTATCAGTGCGCCGATGCCCGACAGATGAAAGCGAAGCCGCGTTCGCGGTGCCTCCCGGCACTGAAGCCGTGAAGTCGATATCGAGTACGACATCGCATGGGTGGGGGTCGTAACCGCCTGCACGGTGGTGATGGTGGCCGCAGGGACCGTGACCGGGAAATGGCTCCGGAGCCGGAGACCGTGAAGCCGGTCACCAGCGGCCCGCCGCCATGGGCGGCAACGTCGGTGTCCACTTGCACCGTGCCGGAGAGGAACGTCACGGCGTCATAGCTCGCCGGTAGCGCTGCGCTGGGCGGAAGCGCCCAAAGTCGAATCCGTTGAAGCTCAAACTGCCGCCGAGATTCGGGCCGAGCTTACAGGCGCCAGGCGTCGCCGTGAGCACGTCGTCACTCGTGCCAACCAGTCCGTCCGCGCCGGGCGCGTGCGCCACGGCCGCCGGATGGGTGAAAGTACGAGTTCGAGCGTGGCCGCTTGCGCGCCTTGTGCCAGCGCGAATAGCGCCGCGACGGCCAGGATGCGAAGCCACATGACTTCCCATTGTTCCCCAGAGCGATGATGCGTCGGTCTGAGCATAGTTGGGATTGGGTAGATATTCCGGCAGCCTGTGAAGTGGGTCACGCTTTTCGCATGGATTCGTGGCACCTGCTTCAACACGCGCCACCGCCCGGCGCGCACCCGCCGTTAAGAAATCGACAAGGGTATCGGGCGGCGCTCAAGGCGCTCCCGGCGGCGCAGGGCTGTGCCTTGCCCGGACATGC contains the following coding sequences:
- a CDS encoding acyl-CoA dehydrogenase; the protein is MAVPVENFLPLGEAAPHTRIAGWPETPHTTLGPLGAEMALGEEEQAIWNVVHRFAEHEMRPLGRQLDRLRPEQVIAADSPLWPFIARYHELGFSTDALFNMPPLQRARIQCLVNEELCWGDVGLAFTVGAATFPRFMARSFGNDYLAERWPETTIGCWGITEPDHGSDNLDPEGEARHARGEYGRPNCIATLKTDRIVVNGQKSAWVSNGTIAQLCVLFCACDSGAGPDPQHGCVVIVPLDARGVSKGKPLDKMGQRALNQGEIFFDNVEVPRENLLAGPEFYQRAVYTIHQEANGLMAVGLTGVGRAAYELAFEYAHQRRQGGMALIKHQHVAYRLFQMYRKLEASRALARRVVEYNATAALPSLSAAMAAKVHCTQSAYEIAHEALQMFGGNGMTREYPLEKLLRDTRAGLIEDGCNELLSIKGGFGLARPELL
- a CDS encoding DUF1329 domain-containing protein, which gives rise to MEAVPRWKGHPYGRRVLFIDAETFSVALTLVYDRDERLYKVINGTYAHGDGALDGDPSLTTSRMRSSLVLNLREQTANVARVLEPTDYAPPKTAFLERVFSVADLNSGR
- a CDS encoding DUF1329 domain-containing protein — protein: MTAGYMVAWDHVHRWEHLGFNAPDTLISYIRAGGAAPLAATDGLLGEGVIERQMHMSYRRTYLSGLAPLAAQDYRLPVRGGAGLLFKERIEVLAPFDVAGTTIILERPLDQTLGDQVNSYLPTERRVRRLSARERADSWMGTNWTLDDFGGYAGLVMDNTWRYLGRKVVPYVANTRHEHVLTQGPLSAIPRRSLAATPVLRSGSGAALERSSLWPARAVHRRRNLQRGADPGLRP
- a CDS encoding AraC family transcriptional regulator ligand-binding domain-containing protein, with translation MNGRAARPERTHFVVGNDLATPVRFAYGLGPLILVLEAAGHDIEPLLLAADIPPFALEEPSYRVRVAQETLFTSEALARLARPDAGLLVGQRYHMVTFGVLGLAAASAPTVRELLRTLLFYPLLSWGMCHCSLWSDGAHANLQFEPHAAVGEALRFYVGQRHHLHRDPAARHARRALSAAAGALPSRRAGGPAPYQRYFDCPLEFGAAVNEVCFKASDWNVVPPQADRLSFRFYDSQCRRMSEALLMSLDYADVVRSRLRAMVPMPSLSVLAANLRLTERTLQRRLASASTSYSELLREVRLEQARRLMRRERVHIDEIAYRLGFEDAIAFSHAFKEWTGQAPRDYRRALRAAGTT